Proteins from one Gimesia maris genomic window:
- the trpD gene encoding anthranilate phosphoribosyltransferase, with protein sequence MSTVLSTMLNRILEGENLESEVAYEAVSSIMQGECSEVQIAALLTALRIKGETPEELVGAARAMQERALAIPTHCTGLLDTCGTGGDQLHTFNISTAVAIVAASAGIPVAKHGNRSVSSSSGSSDVLQALGVKLELTPEQIGQCLKETGIGFCFAPLLHSAMKYVAPVRRELGIRTIFNYLGPLTNPAKAEYQLLGANSVQAAEKIAQALLKLGRKHALVVCGNGELDEVSLWGKTAVFEITGTDLRYYEWTAADFGLPECDVSQLIVNSSEQSAQIILEILNGEHGPARDIVVANASAALLAAEQATNLEQAVQKVARLIDEGKVFEKLKHLIKFTSKITEG encoded by the coding sequence ATGTCAACCGTACTCAGCACCATGCTGAATCGAATCCTTGAGGGTGAGAATCTGGAAAGCGAAGTTGCCTACGAAGCGGTTTCGTCTATCATGCAGGGTGAATGCAGCGAAGTGCAGATAGCAGCACTTCTGACGGCACTCCGCATAAAAGGGGAAACTCCCGAAGAACTGGTTGGCGCGGCTCGGGCCATGCAGGAACGGGCCCTGGCGATACCGACCCACTGCACGGGATTGCTGGATACCTGTGGAACAGGCGGTGATCAGCTTCATACATTCAATATCAGCACAGCGGTTGCAATCGTAGCTGCCTCAGCAGGGATCCCGGTCGCCAAACATGGCAACCGCAGCGTCTCCAGTTCCAGTGGTTCTTCAGATGTCTTACAAGCCCTGGGAGTGAAACTGGAACTCACACCTGAACAAATTGGACAATGCCTGAAAGAAACCGGCATTGGTTTCTGTTTCGCTCCCCTGTTACATTCTGCCATGAAATATGTTGCCCCTGTACGGCGGGAACTGGGAATCCGTACGATCTTCAATTACCTTGGTCCTCTCACGAATCCAGCGAAGGCTGAATACCAGTTATTGGGGGCAAACTCTGTACAGGCAGCTGAAAAAATAGCTCAAGCCCTGCTAAAATTAGGTCGAAAACATGCATTGGTCGTCTGCGGAAACGGAGAACTGGATGAGGTTAGTCTCTGGGGAAAAACAGCTGTTTTTGAAATAACAGGCACTGATTTGCGTTATTATGAATGGACTGCTGCAGATTTCGGATTACCAGAATGTGACGTAAGTCAGTTGATCGTCAACTCCTCGGAACAAAGTGCTCAAATCATTCTTGAGATTCTGAATGGTGAACACGGACCTGCTCGTGATATTGTGGTTGCAAATGCTTCCGCTGCCTTATTGGCAGCGGAACAAGCTACAAATCTGGAGCAAGCTGTTCAAAAAGTCGCTCGATTGATCGATGAGGGAAAAGTATTTGAAAAACTCAAACATCTCATCAAGTTTACCAGTAAGATTACTGAGGGATAA